Within the Anguilla rostrata isolate EN2019 chromosome 6, ASM1855537v3, whole genome shotgun sequence genome, the region TTCTTGGTCTTCCCACGTAGGTTTTGCAGTCCACGGTATATCGATTTCGAGGAGCTTGAGCGAAAGTACTGGAAGAATCTAACCTTCAATGCGCCCATTTACGGAGCAGATGTGAACGGCACACTCTATGACCCTGTGAGTGTTCCACTCCCCCAGTTTGTGCGTTATGTTCGTCGGTTAATAAATGCTTGCTGATCTTGGAAAAGTGTGCCTGTGTTCCTGGTGATTCTTCTCCTGAGCTTTCCTTGGTATCAGGTACTCGGTTCATGAAGAAGACCAATTACAAGCAGTTTGGGATTGGTTACTCAGTGTCTtgcattttgtttcttaaaTTTACAGCCTTTTTTGTTCGGCTTATGATGTGAGTTTCTCACAGTCAGTGACTGCCTGTGGTGGCGgcctcactttttaaaatataatatttttcctCAGGACGTGTCGGAGTGGAACATCGGTCATCTGAACACCATCCTGGACACCGTGGAGCGGGACAGCGGGATCCTCATCGAGGGGGTCAACACGCCCTACCTGTACTTCGGCATGTGGAAGACCACCTTCGCCTGGCACACTGAGGACATGGACCTCTACAGCATCAACTACCTGCACTTCGGCGAGCCCAAGTCCTGGTAATGTCTGCAGAGAAGGACTCCTTACCCAGACAACTTCTCAGGGACCAGCCTGAAATAAGGCAGGCTGGAGTACACTGAGCTCAGTGCGAAAGACGCAGTTCTAATGTATAAATACCCTCCCATTAATTACATGAAGtaaggtgtgcatgtgtaaagaCTAATATACCACGTAATTAGAATAAGTGTCGTAACAAGTTACGTATTCGTTATTACAATGAAAGGCGTAGTGATATCGCTAAACTGTGCTTTttatgtatacatgcacactaTGTACGGTGCACACATGGGCTGCTCGCATGTACACCCAGAACATACTAGATAAAGCGTCTGAAAAAAACTTCTGCTGTCACCTGTATGAAGGTATATTTAATGGTGCCGAGTGCATTTATGGTGACTGCCATTGTCTTGGTGTTTTTGATCATGTCCTGGTTTAGTAGATGCTAGGCGATAGTGTAAGAGGTAGATTCAGTGAGGACTGATGTGTTCAAGAGGTTAAATGAGGTGGAATTTGGGAGGAACTGAAACTCATAGCAGCACTTTCATAATGAGGTTCCCTCTGATATTTGACCGTCAGAGTAACTTGCTTCTTTTatgaatgtgtatatttatCTTTGTACATCTATCCGCTTAATATTGGTGAGATGTAATTATTTAACCCTAGGGTGAAAACTTGTATGCATTCTTACAGGTACTGTGTTCCACCAGAGCATGGAAAGAGATTGGAACGCTTGGCCAAAGGTATGAAGGATGATCTTTCTGATAATTTGGCTGTGCATCTGTCTCACCTGTATCAGCAGGCCCCAAAGGCCACTTTCACAGAGTAACGCTCCATTACATGTCTTTCAGTTTTATACTGTTCACTGTGATACGGGCTCATTATCTCCACAGGCTTCTTCCCCGGAAGCTCTCAAAACTGTGAAGCATTTCTCCGGCACAAAATGACCTTGATCTCCCCCTCCATCTTGAAGAAGTATGGCATTCCATTTGAAAAGGTAACCTCTCTGCTGGCAAagtacatttaacattttcagcCCTTTTGGAGATAAAAGAATCTTTTAGTTTGTTCctgtacaaattcattttttggcgAGTtatgttctctcttttttcatgtCATCCCCCACACAGCAGCTCTAGACATTATGATAAAGTTTGAAAGAATTTATGAACCGTTGAATTGTGCTGCGTGTAGTTCTCAGTGTCTGATATAGTCAtagtgtggtgttttttttcccgttaGCTAAAAAGTCAGTAAATGAAATTTAACCCAAgcgtaaaacaaaataaactgcatcAGCGCACTGAGAGGAAAAACCCTGTAAGAGACAGCTGTTTTGATGAaggcattttgaaaaatgtgggGTTCAGTCTTGCATGTAATATCAGACGGTTAACTGCAGTGGGGAGATGGTTCTGCAGGGCAGGTGTATTGTGGGCAAAAGCCTTGCGGTACAAACTTGCAAATAGAACACTGAGCGGGGCTTCCAGGAAATGATGTCATAGGGAGTGTGCTGTTAAACACCACAGCTGTGTTGAGCAGTGCAATTATAGATTGCTTGTCAGTGAGCAGTGGAGTACTGTATTTTGTAATTAGCTGCAAAAAGTGTGTGGAAACCAGTGTAATGATTTTAAGAAtctgaaattacaaaaaaaagcctCAGTGCCAAAATGAAGGTAGGTAGGTGCGCAGTGTCTGGCGTAAGTAGTGTTGTATGTACCAGGCTTAAGCGATAGGGCTACAGTCAGTGACTCAAGGGGTGCAAGCAGAGTGCTTCTGAACCATTAGCATGCTCTCTAGCTTTGTGCTAAAAGCTTTTGTTCCCTTAGTGCTGCAGTGAAGAGCATTTTATGCGCTGCAGCTGGTGGAGCAAATGGGTGTGCACCAAATGCAGGATTCTCAGCCTTTACCGGAAACCAATACGTGCATTTTGTGACAAAAGCATGGGCCCAGTCAGATTTGCCTTTTGTCTGCGGGCAAGCTAGCGTTAGTCTACTTAGGAACGCACATCTGATACTCTGATCAGATAGGGTGGAAAATGTTTCCTGTGCCCTCGCATCATATGTTGCCCTGGAAATACCGTGCTCGAATTGCCAGAACTTATGTACGAAGACATATTTATCCATTTTGTGTACTCCCTCAGTGTTGGTGGTACCACTATGTGAAATTACAAAACCATGAACGGCAAGGTTGGCCACatgcttttaaatgaaataatgacggcttatttgattttatttattgcattgtattgtCTCTTGTACATTGCTTTTGCGACTTATGTTTTGTTGTCCACAATCCCTGtctaaatttattaaaaatatttctcatcTAATAGGACCTTAATCTACCCGCAGTTCATCTGTACTCGCTGTGATAATGCATATCCACGACAAAATAACAAGCAGCCAGTACTGAAACCAGCTAACATGTTCAGAAGCCATTTGACGGATTTTCAAAGGCATTTGGCTAGCTAACTACCATTTGTGTGTTCAGCATCAAACTATTCAGCTTGAATTGGTTAGTCTAGACTCCGTGATCACTGCTTCCTTTCTTGTCTGCAGTCTCCTGATGTTCTTCATGCTGTGACTGTTGCTCGTTCCAGATCACTCAGGAAGCCGGTCAGTTCATGGTGACGTTCCCCTACGGCTACCACGCTGGCTTCAACCACGGGTTCAACTGCGCCGAGTCCACCAACTTCGCCACGCAGCGCTGGATTGAGTACGGAAAGCAGGCCACACTGGTAAGGAGAACGTCTTGCAGCCAGAAGTCCCATCAGGGCTGCTGCTGGCTTGAAGGAAGTTCGGTTCATTACTGTGAGAAAGTCCCTTCAGTCATAACTGTCCCTTTTCCTCTGTCAGTCCAGCATGTGGCCTACCAAGGCATGTTTGTCACTTGCTTTTCCACCATCATTTTCGGCCTAAAGGGCCAGATAATAAGAAAGACAAATTTATTTCCctgttaatgttttcattttttcttgcGAAGACTGTCTGATAAGCTATCATGTAAGTATCACCTGCATGTTCTGCAGTCTTATCAGTCAGGTTTTCTGGCAATGGCAGAGCCATGCTAATTCATTAGCAGGCTAACATCTGTCAAATATTAATCTCTTCCTTAGGGTAAGGTCTATGTGCAGGATCTTTAATGATTTGAATAGGGTATTTGTAGGCCACCCTTAGCTCTTAATGGGGtgctattcatttatttatcctttGTTTTACCAGCAGAGTGCCACTGAGATGAATATCTCTTTTACAAGGGTGCCCTGGCTAAGTGGCAGCAAGTAGTATAATAAATTAGACCATACAAGACAATTCGTACAATACAAAAACTTCAAGGTAAAGGCATTCAGAAACGTGCACACTCCTTGATTATAGTGTTTTGAATCAAGTCTTTGGATTCGGCCAAAGTTGTCTGTAGTTGTTTTTCTGGCGTGTTCCATGACCGTGGTGACGCATAGGTAATAGCCAACTTTCCAAATTCAGAGAAAGGGTGAGATGCTGTAAAAAGCATGATAGAATTGGAACACTGATTGTAATGACTATTATTCCTTATCAGATCAGAAGATAGGAAGGAAGTTTTCCTAAAATAGCTTTGTAAATGAAGACATTCCAAGGACATAATCTATGATTCATTAGAGAGGGCAGACCCGCTCTCTGATAAAGGAAGCAGTGATGGGTGATGGGTAGGTGACCTAGAAACCATAGAGCACCGCAACGCCCTGTCTGAGAGAGACCGTTGCTTCCCTTGCAGTGCTCCTGCAGGAAGGACATGGTGAAGATCTCCATGGACGTGTTCGTGCAGAAGTACCAGCCCGACCGCTACAACCTGTGGAAGACGGGGAAGGACAACGCGCCCATCGACCACTCCAAGCCCACGCCCGAGGCCGCCGAGTTCCTGGGGTGCGAGGGCGTGGTCCACAGCGGCGAGGACCGCTGCGAGGACGCCGACCGCTCCgaaggagagaagaagaggtCAGTCCCTCCGTCACCCGCCGTGGCTCCTCATTTTAGGATGAGGTTTCATACATTTGGATTATTCCAACCCTTTCGGTTAGAAACAAGGGTGTGTAGATCTAAGGAATTCTGTAACTACGTTCAGAATAGATCCACACGCAACGGTCAGTTAAGAAGAGgctaaattattaaaatatttccgCCATCTAGCCTTCCTCAGTATAGTGTTACATGCTGATGGTAGTCTTGTAAACCTAACTCTATAGCTTCACCGCAGGTGTACCAGGTAACTGAGATGAACTACCAATCAGAGCATCTGTTTTCCGGTGGACTATTAAGAAGTGCCTAACTCATGGCAGCAGTTCCAAAAAATAAAGTGGATTTGAAATAGAAATGGATTTTGCTGTTGTTTCAGTCGTTTGAGTTGAAAAACGGGTGTAGCTGTAATACTGTACTTTCCTTGATTGACACTCCACTCCAAGTAGCACTGTGTCTTGCTGCTTCTGCTCGTTTGCTAACTCCTCTTAATTGATTTCacccccccctctttcccccaGCCTCTCCAAACAGAGAATAGGGACTAAGAGACATCGAGTGTGCCTGGAGCTCCCGGAGGAGGTGCTCTccaaggaggaggagatggagcaggaggagggggaggagcaggggacgggggcggggaaGAAGGCCCGGCTGATGCTGCAGACCTTCGGACGAGGAGCTGCGGCGAGCGGGGAGGACACAGGTACGCACCTTCCTGCTCCTCTGGGTAACGGCGTTCCCCTAGTGATGCCCACCAGCAACCGCTACCTTTCACCTCCTTTAACATTAGCAATGacaggggagagcagggcaCGCAGTGATCTTTACTCTTCAGTATTTGGCTGCTCATGTATCACCTGGATGTTCTCAATGGTTCCTTTGAACTGAGAGCAGTCAGTACAGCTGCTGAGTGggatttttttatgatttctttgaaaatgtagtttgaAAGAGAACAAAATATGAGCGtactataattttatataagGTGCTGGTGATCTTAGTGATCATactaaaagcaaaaataaacaccGCACACTTGAGCTTTGTAATTTTATTAGCAATGTTTCTCCATCAGGTCAGTGCCCTGCTGACGACGAAAGTCGAAATTTGATAGTGAAATTACGGCGCCTTAGTGTACAGTGttcattttgtcttttgatatttctttttgtttgtcagtTTGATGACGGATTTGcggtctctgattggctctgagccCTGAGGGGCAGTGTGAAGcggtctctgattggctctgagccCTGAGGGGCAGCGTGAAGCGGTCTCTGGTTGGCTCTGAGCCCTGAGGGGCAGCGTGAAGCGGTCTCTGGTTGGCTCTGAGCCCTGAGGGGCAGTGTGAAGcggtctctgattggctctgagccCTGAGGGGCTGCGTGAAGCGGTCTCTGGTTGGCTCTGAGCCCTGAGGGCTAGCGTGCGCGTGTTTAGCAGCAGGTATAAATGCGGCGGTGCTCTGGTggtactctgttgtaagtcgctctggataagagcgtcagctaaatgcctataatgtaatgtaatgtaatgtggtgtTGCAGACGTGCCCGAGCTGAAGCTGGAGGACACGGTGAAGGAGCTCTCCAGCATGGAGATCTACCCTAAGGGCGGGGCTCCTCTGGGGGCCAAATTCACCATCAGCCTCAAGCACAGGgaaggcccctccccctccccccagtcccAGGCCCACCCTCAGTACGGCAGCACCAgctccctgcctccccccaaACCGGGCGTGGCCAGCCTGCTGTTCCACAGGACCCTGAGCCCCACGGACGCCCTGCACGTCCACAGCTACGCCAAGGAGCACTATGTGGCCCCGAGCCCCcggctggaggagaggaggccaGGCCCCCCACCTGCAGCACCTGCCAACGGGAAGGTGAGGCCACCTACGCCAtctgtgtctccctctttctccagctctctttctctacctccATCTGCCTCTTTATCTACCCGTCTCATCTCCTTTTCTCTACTTCCATCTCTGTTTACCTCTTTCTCcagctctctttctctacctccATCTGCCTCTTTATCTACCTGTCTCCATCTCCCTTTCTCTACTTCCATCTCTGTTTACCTCTTTCttcatctctttctttctctacctCCATCTGCCTCTTTATCTACCTGTCTCCATCTCCCTTTCTCTACTTCTATCTCTGTTTACCTCTTTCttcatctctttctttctctacctccatctccctctgtcttaaGCTCATCTTCCTTTTGCTCTgcctgtctccatctctctactTCCATCttcatctccctctttctctaccTCTGTCCATCTCCCCCTTCAGCTGTTCATGATTTTCAGCTTTTTCTACAGTGACCTTGCAGAATTGAAGTTTGCTTtctctccaccagggggcagatGTGGAGCCGGTGTGCAAGAACATGAAGAGCAAACGCCTGCCCCTCAGCAAGCTGCCTCGCCTCCACCCCCTGATCAAGGACTGCTTCAGTGACGAAGGTAAGCGAGGACCTGGTCAACCTGGCATCCACTGCCCAGGTCAATGTGGCATCCACTGCCCAGGTCTAACCTGGCATCCACTGCCCTGGTCAACCTGGCATCCACTGCCCAGGTCAATGTGGCATCCACTGCCCAGGTCTAACCTGGCATCCACTGCCCTGGTCAATGTGGCATCCACTGCCCAGGTCTAACCTGGCATCCACTGCCCTGGTCAATGTGGCATCCACTGCCCAGGTCTAACCTGGCATCCACTGCCCTGGTCAACCTGCCATCCACAGACCAGGTCTAACCTGGCATCCACTGCCCAGGTCTAACCTGGCATCCACTGCCCAGGTCTAACCTGGCATCCACTGCCCAGGTCTAACCTGGCATCCAGCGCCCAGGTCTAACCTGGCATCCACTGCCCAGGTCTAACCTGGCATCCACTGCCCAGGTCTAACCTGGCATCCACTGCCCAGGTCTAACCTGGCATCCACTGCCCAGGTCTAACCTGGCATCCAGCGCCCAGGTCTAACCTGCCACCCACTGCCCATGGCACTGTTTGGTGCTCATTGTAACACTTTCTCACTGATCTTGCTGCTTGATGAGAACGGTGCCACGTGTTCCCAACAGAAAATGTGGTGTAAGAATTCCTGCAGAGAAAGATCCTATAGCTGGAGACCGCTGGTAGAAAGCCAATGTAAAGTACACCCTGAAACAATGTAAATTATGCCTTGAACATGAAGAATCTGGTGTGACggtgtacctgtgtttgtacATAGGAGGAGTTTTGACACTCCCTGAATTACAGCTGCTGGTCGACACGCCCGTTCACTTGACACACTTACCACAGAAAAAAAcggaaccttttttttttctttttttacaaaacaaacaaaaccacacGATGACTGTTTTGACTGTTTCAGACCATAGTACAGTTGAAACTGAAATGATGTTGTACATCAGTTGTGTCTAGTGAAGCAGCAGGATTGTATGATAATGCAGTTCTGCCAAGCAGCAGTACTGAAACTTTTCTCTCAGGAATTCAGGTTCCagccattaaatattttatgaggcGGTTCTTCTGAGAATGTATTATTGTGCCTCTGTGAGCAACGTGAATTACACCCAAGAGTAAAATAACCGTTTTTTATGTTTGGGTATGCCTGTGGCAAAGAATTTTttaggcagaaaaaaaaaaaattttctcacGTTGTGCAACACTTCCTCAACCGCGCAGCAGTGAAGCTGTGAAGTCATGACTTCAGTCTCTGACCGTTGTGGTTTTTggtctgcctctctccctcagagCTGCCCGAGCCAGCccctgaggaggaagaggaggacgaggaggaggaggagggagaggaggaggagcaggaggaggtccAGGAGACGGAGTCGTGGGCCAAGCCCCTGGCCCAGCTGTGGCAGAACAGACCTCACAACCTGAAGGCGGAGAAGGAGTACAACCAGCGGATGGGCCTGCAGGCGCCCTACTGCGCGGTCTGCATGCTCTTCCAGACCTACTGGCAGGTACGCGGGCTCCACTTCCACCTCCCCCCGAGAACCCCTCGGAGAAGTCTTCTGAGGACAGAGACAGTGACACCACATTAACCTCAGTGTGGGAGAACAGGCGTCAGCAACACTACTGATACTATAGTCAATACCTGCTATACCTGCACTGTTTTTGCCCACAAAATAAAGCACAGTGCATTTTTATGCACCTAGAGAAATAAATGTTGTCGACATTCTTTAGGTGCTTTGCATGACTCATTTTGCAGATTCTCTTTTCTGGAGTGGGTTGCAAAATGGCTCTCGGCACAAGTTCAAACAGGCCTTTGTGGGCAACCTCAGCAGCCACTACAGCAGGAAGTTTACTGCTGTTTATAAACATGTGCGATATCGACTCATCgttgtgtctgcctgcctgcggctgtatgtgtccgtctgtctgtttgcctgtctgtgcgtgcatgtgtgtgtgcgggtgcgtctgtgtgtgtgcatctgtgtgtttgtgcgtgtgcatgcgtctgtctgtctgtctgtgtatttgtacgtgtgtctctttgtgtatgtgtgcatttgtgtgtgtgtgtgtgtctctgtctgtgtgttttttgtacatgtgtctatgtgtgtgtgtgtgtgtgtgcgtgtgtgtgtgtttacgtgtgcgTCCTCTCCCCCAGTCGGAGTACGGCGGCGGCAGCCACAGGCCCCCAGTCGCTCGGGGCGACGGCCTGAAGACCATGCCCCTCATCCCGGAGATGTGCTTCACCACCACCAACAACTCGGAGGTGCACTTCTCCAGCCCCTACCTGGAGGAGGACGGCAGCAGCCAGCTCATCAGCTGCTCCCAGTGCAGCGTGCGCGTGCACACCAGTGAGCCCCGCCCGCCTAAGCCCCGCCCcatcctgccccgccccgctccacccttattgttaatattaatgATGCCATTACCCTGCCAGTGCATCCATTTGTGGAGGTAACAGGATTCCCAGTGGCTGCACGGATACTAGTGCCACTGCTCTTTATGTTGGTAGTACGTCAGCGCGGGTCTCATCAGTGGGCTGAGTTTTCCTTTTATGGGCTGTTGGATATGTGAGAAATGACGCAGACTGTGCGATGCGAGCAGATAACAGATAGAGCTCGTATCAGTGCTTCACCATTGCCTAGCGTGTCCCTGTTAGCGTCTGTTAGCTTGACGTGTCGTGGTTTCCAATCGACAAAGTTCTTCTTCTTGTTgatctaaagccgcgtttccaccaaaattacccggaactttcagtcccaggaactactttaccaggaactaaaaggttccttcagccaatggttgtctgcgtttccaccggggtctaaagtaccgcgaagattaggcaaattagcctactgacgttgtcgtcggtccatctgtcatatgatttcttctgtaaccccatactaccaccgaagtagcctacattattttctaataaccgggacagcccggaggggtttattccacttatatacaacgggttaccaacaatgactatatatggttacttttgtatttattgattttcatatatcctctcaaacacattcattaacagcagaaaacatgcacacgttgtaaacaatttgctgttttattactttctcgtcgtcaattccatataggctaatcgcgaaatgacaagaatagaacgaaaactcggacttgcgtgaaaatgtaaattagtagtggtacagccaccgtttgctttccttcgaagttactgctagccgagcagcgaagtgtgccctcctgatgcgaaccatgcaccataaatgagtccatagtcttcctggtcttttcgtggaattgaaaaatggcagtaaaattgagtaaaattacggcagtctgaaaaagctaaagggaagattactagaattaacctgttattttacccggataaaaagtgcggaaggtgatttccagtttgcttgtactgtatcaccaatgttaattatgcagaactaccgcatacctcaaataactgtatcaaacgttttgagtcaattacaacgggctaacaaagaaaatccggaagaaaatgttcagcaaccgaattaatccgtttgaatgttttggtagcctacgtaatatgctgtcccagcacgaatgcttagcattttataaaacgaatactaaagcaagaaaagaacagaagagcacacgttataattccaagatgttgacaggctataaccaaaagtaggctactgcgccgcataacatacaagtttgatttgaagttattatgaaaataaattggtttgccgctgcatattttcaaacatggcgggtaatggcggaaaataaatacaacacaaatgctacgagtactcgaccaatcagaaatgttcagcgctgcaagctccacccaaaaggttcctgtactttcggaaagtactaccccccgagcaggaacgttttggggggtaaaacaaagcccccagaactaaatttagaccctagttcctgcggtggaaacgcactgagttcctcaaaaggttcctagttccggggtatagttcctgcggtggaaacgcggcttaaattTAGCAGATTTCTTCTATCTTTTCAATAAAGAGGATGAGGCAGAATCTTCAGAATAGTTGACtttattctcaaataaatagaGTACAAATCCGTGGTGTCCGCAGAACAGCCCAACTATTCCAggatatcaaataaaaaatgtgtttattcagcTCTCATGGGTTCTGACATGAGTGCAAATGAGTGCAGCTGTTACATGGATCCAGATATATGAGTATAGAGGTTATTCAGTTAATTTAGAAgataatgtgtgagtgtgcagtgttCTTTTACTTATGCTGATCATGCTGACTGTGTACTTCTACTTATAATTACGCTGACACTATGTGTGATTATGTACTAATACTATGTgatgaataacaaaataatagaAGAATAATATGTCATGGAAATTACCAGAAAACTAATTACCAGAAATTTCCAACAGATGCAcatttgtgtatctgtgcagGGCAGCCCGTGTTACATAAGGGTGTGTAAATGCACATGGCCCTTTGGCCTCTAGTGAAACGTCTCTTCGTTCTCTTTGTCCATTTGCCCCTTACTGGCTGGGAGTGCTGTACGTctgggctctacagtgctcccattttatgAGCATTTgcttgtgatattttatttgtgctgactggtaaaataatttagaaGCATCTCTGCTAATTGGGATGCGTTAGCATTCTCCTAAATTGTTAAACTTGGGAGCTCCTAGGAAGAAATTACAAACGTGGAGCCCTGTGCTTGTTTTCCCAGTGTGAGCACAGTGAGCACATAGCCAGTTGAGCGCATGGGTCAGGTCAGACACTCTGTACTCCGTCCCCTTGCTCCGGGTGTTTGAGTGTTGTGTTCTGTTTCCCAGGCTGCTACGGCGTGTCCCCGGAGGGCGTGTCCCAGGACTGGAAGTGCGCCCGCTGCGAAGCCAACGCCATGACCGAGGTCAGCGCCGAGTCACTTCTTCCTGTCTGCCAGTAAcgctcccccttccctcccagaTCCGAAAAGAACAACAACACCAGTAGCCCCAGCGCGCTTCTATGTATGAACAAGAGGCATTTAACCCCTGGGGAGCTTtctctgtattaaaaaaaaaaaaatggttctaAAAAAAGTATACTATGTATAGAAGCTGGATTGCTCGGTATGCCACAGGCATGCATTTCCCCTCCAGCCACTAGGGGGAGACATCACTGGAGGGGTGTGTCTCTAATGTAGCCTGCTCATGTTTGGTTTGTGTCCCAGTGTGTGATGGGCTGCCTTTCTGTTTACAGGACTGTTGTTTATGCTCGCTGAGGGGAGGAGCCCTGCACAGAGCCAACAATGATAAGTGGGTATCTGCGAGGCCTTGAACAGGGCTCTGCAGCCAGAGTGtatatagtacacacacacacacacacgtacactcacagacacagccacgcacagtcacacacacacagtcacacacacacacacagtcacatgcagtcacacacacgcagtcacacacacacagtcacatgcagtcacacacacacgcagtcacacacacacacagtcacatgcagtcacgcgcacacagacactgtataAGGGCTTGGCTAAGTAAATTGCACCCTTCACATTAtggtcagtgtctgtgtgactgtggaaTATATCATTAAGCAGGTTATTTTTACAAGGCCCCATAACGCGTTAGCGGATTTCCATACCGCGCGTATGTCACAGAACCCTTTGTGTCTGCGCCAGCAATCTGTTGACAGGGCTTCTCCATTCCAACACAAGCACTAgattcatatttaatgtaatCGTGCCAGTGTGTTAATGGGGCGACGCGCTCAGGTTAATGAACCCCAGCGGCCTGTCCCGCGGCGCGCGGATCCCGTTACCTGCCTCTCTGCCGTCCTCCAGGTGGGTGCACGTGCTGTGTGCGGTGGCCGTGCTGGAGGCGCGCTTCGTCAACCTGGCCGACCGCAGCCCGGTGGACCTGAGTGGCATCCCCCTGCAGCGCTTCAAACTGGTGAGCCGCGGGtactgggcggggggggcacaCTTACGGGACGGGGTGCGCTGTTACAGGGCGGGGTGCACGGTCCTGGCCCCCAGCCCATTCCCAGATGACCGCTGAGCTTCTGCAGTCGTTTGTCATGTGCTACTGAAGTGTTTcggtaaaaatattttgttcccttttttggGAAGTGCAACTACTGAATACGGAAACAGGTTGAAATGGCACATTCTGTTCTCttatcattacttttttttaatgctgttaaAATTTAGGAGTTTTATAGGAAAGTCTTAGTTATGGAAGCGCAAACGGCTATACGTTAGCCTGCAGTCTCTGCGCCAGCTCAGTCCTTGAGTTGCTCCAGAGGCCTTGCATGTGTGTCTCCaaagcggggggaggggggggggggtctgaacaGCAGGGTTCCCTCCGTTCCCCGTGAGCCCTCGGGCGATGACCCGCCCGCTGCCTTTGTTCCCCACGCAGAAATGCTTCTACTGTAAGAAGCGGGTGCGGAAGGTGGCCGGCTGCTGCGTGCAGTGCTC harbors:
- the kdm4ab gene encoding lysine-specific demethylase 4A, whose product is MASDSGSQNPGSRSIMTFYPTKEEFKNFSRYIALMESQGAHRAGLAKIVPPKEWKPRRSYDDIDDLVIPAPIQQVVTGQSGLFTQYNIQKKAMTVREFRKTANSDKFCSPRYIDFEELERKYWKNLTFNAPIYGADVNGTLYDPDVSEWNIGHLNTILDTVERDSGILIEGVNTPYLYFGMWKTTFAWHTEDMDLYSINYLHFGEPKSWYCVPPEHGKRLERLAKGFFPGSSQNCEAFLRHKMTLISPSILKKYGIPFEKITQEAGQFMVTFPYGYHAGFNHGFNCAESTNFATQRWIEYGKQATLCSCRKDMVKISMDVFVQKYQPDRYNLWKTGKDNAPIDHSKPTPEAAEFLGCEGVVHSGEDRCEDADRSEGEKKSLSKQRIGTKRHRVCLELPEEVLSKEEEMEQEEGEEQGTGAGKKARLMLQTFGRGAAASGEDTDVPELKLEDTVKELSSMEIYPKGGAPLGAKFTISLKHREGPSPSPQSQAHPQYGSTSSLPPPKPGVASLLFHRTLSPTDALHVHSYAKEHYVAPSPRLEERRPGPPPAAPANGKGADVEPVCKNMKSKRLPLSKLPRLHPLIKDCFSDEELPEPAPEEEEEDEEEEEGEEEEQEEVQETESWAKPLAQLWQNRPHNLKAEKEYNQRMGLQAPYCAVCMLFQTYWQSEYGGGSHRPPVARGDGLKTMPLIPEMCFTTTNNSEVHFSSPYLEEDGSSQLISCSQCSVRVHTSCYGVSPEGVSQDWKCARCEANAMTEDCCLCSLRGGALHRANNDKWVHVLCAVAVLEARFVNLADRSPVDLSGIPLQRFKLKCFYCKKRVRKVAGCCVQCSHGRCPTSFHATCAQAAGVLMQPDDWPFVVYITCWRHRGPLNTARNKAAMRELEVGQKVICKHKNGRYYRCDVVELTKATFYEVIFDDGSFSDNLFPEDIVNRDCLLLGPPPEGEVVQVRWTDGLIYGAKFVAAHIIPMYQVEFEDASQLTAKRDDVYTLDEELPKRVKSRLSVASDMRFDGIFTEKEVKRNSKRQRVINSRYREDYIEPVVYRAIME